The Candidatus Zixiibacteriota bacterium genome segment TTCGGCCACGAGCATATCGCCACGACCTTGACGAGCTACGGGCGCCTGGAAGCCGTGGAGGTAGATGGAATCATCAGAACAATGGACTTTCATCCCGGCGATGCATCCGGTTCCGGCGAAGTCAACACGGAGATGGCTAAGGAGATTCTGGCTGTAGTGGAAAAGCACCGCCGGCGGCAAGGGGGTAGCTACAATGAATAAACTCCTGACCCCGCAAGAAGCGGCCGACCTGCTCGGCGTGAAGAAGTCCACGATCTACCAGTGGACGAGTCAGGAGTATATCCCGCACGTCAAGCTGCGAAACCTCGTGCGGTTCCGGGCCGAGGATCTCGACGAGTGGATAGCGACACTGACGAACAATGGCCGCACGAGTCGTCGGGTTGATGTGAACCGGTTGATGTCGTAACGGTTTCTGGTCGACCACCAAGTCTGCCGGCCACCAGAGTTCTTGTTGAACTATGGTGGGCAGTCGAGCCGACGGTGTCCATGGACGATGAGAGACCCGGCGGCGATGAGCGCGGCAAGTCGCCGGGTTTCGCCTTTCCCCTTGATATCGTGGGCGGCTCTCACTATTTCTTGGCATAACAGCGCAGGGTGCACTCTCGTGAGTCGGCTCTGGCGTTGTCTGCAGGCACAGTTCCGGAGATCCGAACGGTGCCTGAGGTAAGAATGAGTACAAAGCGCAGGGTCTTGCCCGCAAACGCAGGGGTATGCAGAAATGAAAGATTGGTCAACGATAGTGGTTATCTGGTTTGATTGCATTGCCAATTCGGCCTGCCGGCCTGGCCTCTCACCAGATGAGAAGGAAAGGTGGAGTTACTGTGTAAGGTCCTTGCCTA includes the following:
- a CDS encoding helix-turn-helix domain-containing protein; the encoded protein is MNKLLTPQEAADLLGVKKSTIYQWTSQEYIPHVKLRNLVRFRAEDLDEWIATLTNNGRTSRRVDVNRLMS